In Pseudomonas sp. MM213, a genomic segment contains:
- the yajC gene encoding preprotein translocase subunit YajC yields MSFFISNAMADAAAPAAAGPMGGGFEWIFLVGFLVIFYLMIWRPQAKRAKEQKNLLSSLQKGDEVVTTGGIAGKITKVADDFVVLEVSDTVEMKFQKGAIAATLPKGTLKAI; encoded by the coding sequence ATGAGCTTTTTTATCTCGAATGCCATGGCTGACGCCGCTGCACCGGCCGCTGCCGGCCCAATGGGTGGCGGTTTTGAGTGGATTTTCCTGGTCGGTTTCCTGGTCATCTTCTACCTGATGATCTGGCGTCCACAGGCCAAGCGCGCCAAAGAGCAGAAGAACCTGCTGAGCAGCCTGCAAAAAGGCGACGAAGTTGTGACCACCGGCGGCATCGCCGGCAAGATCACTAAAGTGGCTGACGATTTCGTGGTTCTGGAAGTTTCCGACACCGTCGAAATGAAATTCCAGAAAGGCGCCATTGCCGCCACGCTGCCAAAAGGCACGCTGAAAGCGATCTAA
- the secD gene encoding protein translocase subunit SecD codes for MLNKYPLWKYILILAVLAIGLIYSAPNLYPDDPAIQVSGASTALQVNQADLDRVSAALKESGINVKAATLATNGKGGLIRLVKAEDQLPAKDVVRKALGDDYVVALNLAQTTPQWLRSLAAHPMKLGLDLSGGVHFLLEVDMDKALDARLKVYEGDVKSLLRKEKLRYRSLPQLGGAIQLGFSDEASREQARALIRKNFNDFDIVPADLNGQAVLRLAMTPAKLAEIREYSIKQNLTTVRNRVNELGVAEPIVQRQGANRIVVELPGVQDTAEAKRILGKTANLEFRLAAEPGASKATSESFEFREGNRPPALIERGLIITGDQVTDAKAGFGEHGTPEVNIRLDGHGGELMSRATRSNVGRSMAVIFIEQRPVTTYTKQVVDGVEKDVAVQSFKEEKKIISLATIQSPLGAQFRITGLNGQGESSELALLLRAGGLAAPMYFAEERTIGPSLGADNITKGIDASLWGMLFVSLFIIAIYRFFGIIATVALGVNMVLLLALMSLLGATLTLPGIAGIVLTMGMAVDANVLIFSRIREEIAAGMTVQRAINEGFGRAFTAILDANLTTLLVGGILFAMGTGPVKGFAVTMSLGVLTSMFTAIMVTRAMVNLIFGGRDFKKLWI; via the coding sequence ATGCTGAACAAATACCCTCTGTGGAAATACATTCTGATCCTGGCGGTGCTGGCGATCGGTCTGATTTATTCCGCTCCCAATCTATATCCTGATGACCCGGCCATTCAGGTCAGCGGTGCAAGCACTGCGCTGCAGGTCAATCAGGCTGATCTGGATCGAGTGAGCGCTGCGCTCAAGGAATCCGGGATCAACGTCAAGGCGGCCACGCTGGCGACCAACGGCAAGGGCGGTCTGATTCGTCTGGTCAAGGCTGAAGACCAGTTGCCTGCCAAGGACGTCGTGCGCAAGGCGTTGGGTGATGACTACGTCGTTGCTCTGAACCTGGCACAAACCACCCCGCAATGGCTGCGCAGCCTGGCCGCGCACCCGATGAAGCTGGGTCTGGACTTGTCCGGTGGTGTGCACTTCCTGCTCGAAGTGGACATGGACAAAGCCCTCGACGCACGCTTGAAAGTGTACGAAGGCGATGTAAAGAGCCTGTTGCGTAAAGAGAAACTGCGCTATCGCAGCCTGCCGCAACTGGGCGGTGCCATTCAGCTGGGCTTCTCTGATGAAGCTTCCCGCGAACAGGCCCGTGCACTGATCCGCAAGAACTTCAACGATTTCGACATTGTTCCGGCAGACCTCAATGGTCAGGCGGTGCTGCGTCTGGCGATGACCCCGGCCAAGCTGGCGGAAATCCGCGAATACTCCATCAAGCAGAACTTGACCACGGTACGTAACCGCGTCAACGAGCTGGGTGTTGCCGAACCGATCGTTCAGCGTCAGGGCGCCAACCGCATCGTGGTTGAGCTGCCGGGCGTACAAGACACCGCAGAAGCCAAGCGTATCCTCGGCAAGACGGCCAACCTTGAGTTCCGTCTGGCGGCTGAGCCTGGCGCTTCGAAAGCCACTTCCGAATCCTTTGAGTTCCGTGAAGGCAATCGTCCTCCTGCGCTGATCGAGCGTGGCCTGATCATCACCGGTGACCAGGTAACTGACGCCAAGGCTGGCTTCGGCGAGCACGGCACGCCAGAAGTGAACATCCGTCTGGATGGCCACGGTGGCGAGCTGATGAGCCGTGCGACCCGTTCGAACGTCGGTCGCAGCATGGCGGTGATCTTCATCGAGCAGCGTCCGGTTACCACTTACACCAAGCAAGTGGTTGATGGCGTCGAAAAAGACGTGGCGGTGCAGTCGTTCAAGGAAGAGAAGAAGATCATCAGCCTGGCGACCATTCAGTCGCCGCTGGGTGCTCAGTTCCGTATCACCGGCCTGAACGGCCAGGGCGAATCGTCCGAACTGGCGCTGCTGTTGCGTGCCGGTGGTCTGGCGGCGCCGATGTACTTCGCTGAAGAACGCACCATTGGCCCGAGCCTGGGTGCGGACAACATCACCAAAGGTATCGATGCATCGCTGTGGGGCATGCTGTTTGTCTCGCTGTTCATCATCGCCATCTATCGCTTCTTCGGCATCATCGCCACCGTTGCGCTGGGTGTGAACATGGTGCTGCTGCTGGCCCTGATGTCGCTGCTGGGTGCAACGCTGACCCTGCCGGGTATCGCCGGTATCGTATTGACCATGGGTATGGCGGTCGACGCCAACGTACTGATCTTTTCGCGGATTCGTGAAGAGATCGCGGCGGGCATGACCGTACAACGGGCAATCAACGAAGGTTTCGGTCGCGCATTCACGGCGATTCTCGACGCCAACCTGACCACCTTGCTGGTGGGCGGGATCCTGTTTGCCATGGGTACAGGTCCGGTCAAAGGCTTCGCAGTGACCATGTCCCTCGGGGTTTTGACTTCGATGTTCACGGCCATCATGGTCACCCGCGCGATGGTCAACTTGATCTTCGGCGGTCGTGACTTCAAGAAGTTGTGGATTTAA
- the secF gene encoding protein translocase subunit SecF produces the protein MLRTINFMGVRNFAFGVTLFLTALAIFSVFHKGMNWGLDFTGGTLIELTYERPADVTKVREQLVSSGYHEAIVQNFGATTDLLVRMPGEDPQLGHQVAAALQKVGGDNPATVKRVEFVGPQVGEELRDQGGLGMLMALGGILIYLAFRFQWKFAVGAIVSLIHDVIVTIGILSFFQITFDLTVLAAVLAIIGYSLNDTIVVFDRVRENFRVLRKASLIENINISTTQTLLRTIATSVSTLLAIAALLFFGGDNLYGFSLALLVGVLAGTYSSIYIANVVLIWLNLSSEDLIPTVNTEKEVDDRP, from the coding sequence ATGTTACGTACAATCAACTTCATGGGCGTTCGCAACTTCGCGTTCGGCGTCACATTGTTCCTTACTGCGCTGGCCATTTTCAGTGTCTTCCACAAGGGCATGAACTGGGGGCTGGACTTCACCGGCGGTACGCTCATCGAGCTGACCTACGAGCGTCCGGCCGACGTCACCAAGGTGCGTGAGCAGCTGGTTTCGTCCGGTTATCACGAAGCCATCGTGCAGAACTTCGGCGCGACCACCGATCTGCTGGTGCGCATGCCTGGCGAAGACCCGCAGTTGGGTCACCAGGTGGCAGCGGCGTTGCAGAAGGTCGGCGGCGATAACCCGGCGACGGTCAAGCGCGTCGAGTTCGTCGGCCCGCAGGTGGGTGAAGAGCTGCGCGACCAGGGCGGCCTCGGCATGCTGATGGCGCTGGGCGGCATCCTGATCTACCTGGCGTTCCGCTTTCAGTGGAAATTCGCCGTCGGTGCGATCGTTTCCTTGATTCACGACGTGATCGTGACCATCGGTATCCTGTCGTTCTTTCAGATCACCTTCGACCTGACGGTGCTGGCGGCGGTACTGGCGATTATCGGTTACTCGCTCAACGACACCATCGTGGTATTCGACCGGGTTCGTGAGAACTTCCGCGTACTGCGCAAGGCCAGCCTGATCGAGAACATCAATATCTCGACCACGCAAACCCTGCTGCGGACCATCGCGACGTCGGTTTCCACCTTGTTGGCGATTGCGGCACTGCTGTTCTTCGGTGGTGACAACCTCTACGGCTTCTCCCTGGCACTGCTGGTGGGTGTTCTGGCCGGTACTTATTCGTCGATCTACATCGCCAACGTGGTGTTGATCTGGCTGAACCTGAGTTCCGAAGACCTGATCCCGACGGTGAATACCGAGAAGGAAGTCGACGACCGTCCTTGA
- a CDS encoding glycine zipper 2TM domain-containing protein, with protein MNKSMLVGAVLGAVGVTAGGAVATYSLVKNNGPEYAQVLAVEPVKTQIKTPREVCKDVAVTRQAPVKDQHQIAGTVVGALAGGLLGNQIGGGTGKKIATVAGAVGGGYAGNKVQEGMQERDTYTTTQTRCNTVNDISDKVVGYDVRYSLDGKEGKVRMDRDPGNQIPVDKEGKLILTQNEQAH; from the coding sequence GTGAACAAGTCGATGCTGGTTGGTGCTGTACTGGGTGCTGTCGGTGTGACTGCCGGGGGTGCTGTGGCCACCTACAGCCTGGTAAAAAATAACGGCCCCGAGTATGCGCAAGTGCTCGCCGTTGAGCCGGTCAAGACGCAAATCAAGACTCCACGTGAAGTGTGCAAGGATGTAGCGGTCACCCGGCAAGCGCCGGTGAAAGATCAACACCAGATTGCCGGTACGGTGGTGGGTGCGCTGGCAGGTGGTCTGCTGGGTAACCAGATCGGCGGCGGCACCGGCAAGAAAATTGCCACGGTTGCGGGCGCGGTCGGTGGTGGTTACGCCGGCAACAAGGTTCAGGAGGGCATGCAGGAGCGTGACACCTACACCACGACGCAAACCCGCTGTAACACGGTGAATGACATCAGCGACAAGGTTGTGGGTTACGACGTTCGTTATTCGCTGGACGGCAAGGAAGGCAAGGTGCGGATGGATCGTGATCCGGGTAACCAGATTCCGGTGGATAAGGAAGGCAAGTTGATCCTGACGCAGAATGAACAGGCGCATTGA
- the suhB gene encoding type III secretion system regulator SuhB: MQPMLNIALRAARSASELIFRSIERLDTIKVDEKDAKDYVSEVDRAAEQKIIDALRKAYPNHSIMGEETGMHAGTGIEGEEYLWIIDPLDGTTNFLRGIPHFAVSIACKYRGRLEHAVVLDPVRQEEFTASRGRGAQLNGRRLRVSGRTSLDGALLGTGFPFRDDQMDNLDNYLGMFRALVGQTAGIRRAGSASLDLAYVAAGRFDAFWESGLSEWDMAAGALLIQEAGGLVSDFTGGHDFLEKGHIVAGNTKCFKAVLTAIQPHLPASLKR, encoded by the coding sequence ATGCAGCCCATGCTGAATATCGCGCTGCGCGCCGCCCGCAGCGCCAGTGAATTGATCTTCCGCTCCATCGAGCGCCTGGATACCATCAAGGTCGACGAAAAAGACGCCAAGGATTACGTATCCGAGGTGGATCGCGCCGCTGAACAGAAAATCATCGACGCGCTGCGCAAGGCTTACCCGAACCACTCGATCATGGGTGAAGAAACCGGCATGCACGCCGGCACCGGGATCGAAGGCGAAGAATACCTGTGGATCATCGATCCGCTGGACGGCACCACCAACTTCCTGCGCGGCATTCCTCACTTCGCTGTCAGCATCGCCTGCAAATACCGCGGTCGCCTGGAACACGCTGTTGTTCTGGACCCGGTTCGCCAGGAAGAATTCACCGCCAGCCGTGGTCGCGGCGCTCAACTGAACGGTCGTCGCCTGCGCGTCAGCGGCCGCACCAGCCTGGACGGCGCCCTGCTGGGTACCGGCTTCCCGTTCCGTGACGACCAGATGGACAACCTCGACAACTACCTGGGCATGTTCCGCGCCCTGGTTGGCCAGACCGCCGGCATCCGCCGCGCTGGCTCGGCGAGCCTGGACCTGGCCTACGTGGCTGCCGGCCGTTTCGACGCTTTCTGGGAGTCGGGCCTGTCCGAGTGGGACATGGCTGCAGGCGCCCTGCTGATCCAGGAAGCTGGCGGCTTGGTGAGCGACTTCACCGGCGGTCACGATTTCCTTGAGAAAGGCCACATCGTTGCCGGTAACACCAAGTGCTTCAAGGCAGTGCTGACGGCGATCCAGCCGCACCTGCCGGCCTCGCTGAAGCGCTAA
- the trmJ gene encoding tRNA (cytosine(32)/uridine(32)-2'-O)-methyltransferase TrmJ, producing the protein MLHNIRVVLVNTSHPGNIGGAARAMKNMGLSRLVLVEPRLFPHHEADARASGAGDILENAQVVATLEDALVGCNLVLGTSARDRRIPWPLLDPRECGTKVVEEAGQGAEIALVFGREDSGLTNEELQRCHYHVHIPSDPEFSSLNLGAAVQVLSYEVRMSWLAAQGQPSKVEKEEVASVKSAELATMDELERFYEHLEQTLVAIEFLDPEKPRHLMARLRRLYGRSSVSRAEMNILRGILTETQKAARGELLKRKD; encoded by the coding sequence TTGCTGCATAACATTCGTGTCGTCCTGGTCAATACCAGCCACCCCGGCAATATCGGCGGGGCTGCGCGTGCCATGAAGAACATGGGCCTGTCGCGGCTGGTGCTGGTCGAACCACGGTTGTTCCCGCACCACGAAGCCGATGCCCGCGCATCCGGCGCCGGGGACATCCTTGAAAACGCGCAAGTCGTCGCCACTTTGGAAGATGCCTTGGTCGGCTGCAATCTGGTGCTCGGCACCAGCGCCCGTGACCGGCGTATTCCCTGGCCGCTGCTCGATCCCCGCGAATGCGGGACGAAAGTGGTCGAGGAGGCCGGGCAGGGCGCCGAAATCGCCTTGGTATTTGGTCGTGAAGATTCCGGCCTGACCAATGAAGAGCTGCAGCGATGTCATTATCACGTGCACATCCCATCAGACCCTGAGTTCAGTTCGCTGAACCTTGGGGCGGCGGTGCAGGTGTTGAGCTATGAAGTGCGCATGTCCTGGCTGGCGGCCCAAGGCCAGCCGAGCAAGGTCGAGAAGGAAGAAGTGGCATCGGTCAAAAGCGCTGAGCTGGCGACCATGGATGAGCTGGAGCGGTTCTATGAGCACCTGGAGCAAACCCTGGTGGCCATCGAATTCCTCGATCCTGAAAAGCCACGGCACTTGATGGCGCGCCTGCGTCGGTTGTACGGACGAAGCTCGGTCAGCCGGGCGGAAATGAATATATTGCGTGGCATCCTCACGGAAACCCAGAAAGCGGCCCGTGGTGAGCTTCTAAAGCGGAAGGATTAA
- the cysE gene encoding serine O-acetyltransferase has product MFERLREDIQSVFHRDPAARNAFEVLTCYPGMHAIWIHRLSAALWRAELKWLARLVSNFGRWLTGIEIHPGAKVGRRFFIDHGMGIVIGETAEIGNDVTLYQGVTLGGTSWNKGKRHPTLEDGVVVGAGAKVLGPFTVGAGAKVGSNAVVTKAVPPGATVVGIPGRIIVKSDEEQDAKRKAMAEKIGFDAYGVGEDMPDPVARAINQLLDHLQAVDGRLEGMCGALKDLGSNYCAKDLPELREEDFACVKDKDQSQAS; this is encoded by the coding sequence ATGTTCGAGCGTTTGCGTGAAGATATCCAGAGTGTTTTCCATCGTGACCCGGCGGCGCGTAACGCTTTTGAAGTCCTGACTTGCTACCCGGGCATGCACGCCATCTGGATCCACCGGTTGTCGGCAGCCTTGTGGCGCGCCGAGCTGAAATGGCTGGCGCGGCTGGTGTCGAACTTCGGTCGCTGGTTGACCGGGATCGAGATCCATCCGGGCGCCAAGGTCGGTCGTCGGTTCTTCATTGACCATGGCATGGGTATTGTCATCGGTGAAACCGCTGAAATTGGCAACGACGTCACCCTTTATCAGGGTGTGACGCTGGGCGGCACCAGCTGGAATAAAGGCAAGCGTCACCCGACACTGGAAGACGGTGTGGTGGTGGGGGCTGGTGCCAAGGTGCTCGGCCCGTTCACTGTGGGTGCCGGCGCCAAGGTCGGTTCCAATGCCGTGGTGACCAAGGCTGTGCCTCCTGGTGCAACAGTGGTCGGCATTCCAGGGCGGATCATCGTCAAATCCGATGAAGAGCAGGACGCCAAGCGCAAGGCCATGGCCGAGAAGATCGGTTTCGATGCCTACGGTGTTGGCGAAGACATGCCGGACCCGGTGGCGCGTGCCATTAACCAATTGCTCGATCACCTGCAGGCTGTTGATGGTCGTCTGGAGGGGATGTGCGGGGCGTTGAAGGATCTGGGCAGTAATTACTGTGCGAAAGATCTGCCTGAGCTGCGCGAAGAAGACTTTGCGTGTGTGAAGGACAAGGATCAGAGCCAGGCCAGCTAG
- the iscR gene encoding Fe-S cluster assembly transcriptional regulator IscR yields the protein MRLTTKGRYAVTAMLDLALHAQHGPVSLADISERQGISLSYLEQLFAKLRRSNLVSSVRGPGGGYQLSRDMQGIQVAQVIDAVNESVDATKCQGQGDCHQGDTCLTHHLWCDLSLQIHEFLSGISLADLVTRREVQEVAQRQDQRRCNSKTPRLDKIEASAVE from the coding sequence ATGCGACTGACTACAAAAGGCCGATACGCCGTGACCGCCATGCTTGATCTGGCGTTGCATGCGCAGCACGGGCCCGTGTCCCTGGCCGATATCTCCGAGCGCCAAGGCATCTCCCTGTCCTACCTCGAACAGCTTTTCGCCAAATTGCGCCGCAGCAATCTGGTGTCCAGCGTCCGTGGTCCGGGCGGCGGTTACCAGCTGTCCCGCGACATGCAGGGCATCCAGGTCGCCCAGGTGATCGATGCGGTAAACGAATCGGTCGATGCCACCAAGTGCCAGGGGCAGGGCGATTGCCATCAAGGCGACACCTGTCTGACCCACCACCTGTGGTGCGACCTGAGCCTGCAGATCCACGAATTTCTGAGCGGTATCAGCTTGGCTGATCTTGTTACTCGCCGTGAGGTACAAGAAGTAGCCCAGCGTCAGGACCAGCGTCGTTGCAACAGCAAGACGCCACGCCTGGACAAGATTGAAGCGTCCGCCGTCGAATGA
- a CDS encoding IscS subfamily cysteine desulfurase, whose protein sequence is MKLPIYLDYSATTPVDPRVAQKMSECLLVDGNFGNPASRSHVFGWKAEESVENARRQVADLVNADPREIVWTSGATESDNLAIKGAAHFYATKGKHLITTKIEHKAVLDTMRQLEREGFEVTYIEPRTDGLVTPEMIEAELRDDTILVSVMHVNNEIGTINDIAAIGELTRSKGILFHVDAAQSTGKVEIDLQKLKVDMMSFSAHKTYGPKGIGALYVSRKPRVRIEATMHGGGHERGMRSGTLATHQIVGMGEAFRVAKEDMAAENVRIKALSDRFFKQVEDLEELYVNGSMTARVPHNLNLSFNYVEGESLIMALKDLAVSSGSACTSASLEPSYVLRALGRNDELAHSSIRFTFGRFTTEEEIDYAAQKVCEAVTKLRALSPLWDMYKDGVDISKIEWAAH, encoded by the coding sequence ATGAAATTGCCGATTTACCTTGATTACTCTGCGACCACCCCGGTTGATCCGCGTGTTGCGCAAAAGATGAGTGAATGCCTGCTGGTCGACGGAAACTTCGGTAACCCGGCGTCCCGTTCCCACGTGTTCGGCTGGAAAGCTGAAGAGTCCGTCGAAAACGCCCGTCGTCAGGTCGCAGACCTGGTCAACGCCGATCCGCGTGAAATCGTCTGGACCTCCGGTGCCACCGAGTCCGACAACCTGGCAATCAAGGGTGCGGCGCATTTCTATGCGACCAAGGGCAAACACCTGATCACCACCAAGATTGAGCACAAGGCTGTCCTCGACACCATGCGCCAACTGGAGCGTGAAGGCTTCGAAGTAACCTACATCGAGCCTCGCACTGACGGTCTGGTTACGCCGGAAATGATCGAAGCTGAACTGCGTGACGACACCATCCTGGTTTCGGTCATGCACGTGAACAACGAAATCGGCACCATCAACGACATCGCAGCCATCGGCGAACTGACCCGCTCCAAAGGGATCCTGTTCCACGTCGACGCCGCTCAGTCCACCGGCAAGGTCGAGATCGACCTGCAGAAGCTGAAAGTCGACATGATGTCGTTCTCCGCCCACAAAACCTACGGCCCTAAAGGCATCGGCGCGCTGTACGTCAGCCGCAAGCCGCGTGTGCGCATCGAAGCGACCATGCACGGCGGCGGTCACGAGCGCGGCATGCGTTCCGGCACCCTGGCGACCCACCAGATCGTCGGCATGGGTGAAGCTTTCCGCGTAGCCAAGGAAGACATGGCTGCCGAGAACGTGCGCATCAAAGCCTTGAGCGACCGTTTCTTCAAACAGGTCGAAGACCTGGAAGAGCTGTACGTCAACGGCAGCATGACCGCCCGCGTTCCGCACAACCTGAACCTGAGCTTCAACTACGTTGAAGGCGAGTCGCTGATCATGGCGCTCAAGGATCTGGCGGTTTCGTCCGGTTCGGCTTGCACCTCGGCTTCGCTGGAGCCTTCGTACGTACTGCGCGCCCTGGGCCGCAACGACGAACTGGCGCACAGCTCGATCCGTTTCACCTTCGGCCGTTTCACCACCGAAGAAGAAATCGACTACGCCGCGCAGAAAGTCTGCGAGGCCGTTACCAAGCTGCGCGCTCTGTCGCCGCTGTGGGACATGTACAAAGACGGTGTCGACATTTCGAAAATCGAGTGGGCGGCACACTGA
- the iscU gene encoding Fe-S cluster assembly scaffold IscU, which produces MAYSEKVIDHYENPRNVGKMDAEDPDVGTGMVGAPACGDVMRLQIKVNEQGIIEDAKFKTYGCGSAIASSSLATEWMKGKTLDEAETIKNTQLAEELALPPVKIHCSVLAEDAIKAAVRDYKQKKGLI; this is translated from the coding sequence ATGGCTTACAGCGAAAAGGTCATCGACCACTACGAAAACCCGCGTAACGTCGGCAAGATGGACGCGGAAGACCCGGATGTCGGCACCGGCATGGTCGGCGCTCCGGCGTGCGGCGACGTGATGCGTCTGCAAATCAAGGTCAACGAGCAAGGCATCATCGAAGACGCCAAGTTCAAGACCTACGGTTGCGGTTCGGCTATCGCCTCCAGCTCCCTGGCGACCGAGTGGATGAAAGGCAAGACTCTGGATGAAGCAGAGACCATCAAAAACACTCAACTGGCCGAAGAACTGGCTCTGCCGCCGGTGAAAATTCACTGCTCCGTACTCGCTGAAGACGCTATCAAAGCGGCCGTTCGCGACTACAAGCAGAAGAAAGGCTTGATCTGA
- the iscA gene encoding iron-sulfur cluster assembly protein IscA, whose protein sequence is MAISMTEAAARHVRRSLDGRGKGEGIRLGVRTTGCSGLAYVLEFVDEVVAEDQVFESHGEKVIIDPKSLAYLDGTELDFVKEGLNEGFKFNNPNVRGECGCGESFNI, encoded by the coding sequence ATGGCTATCAGCATGACAGAAGCGGCTGCTCGACACGTGCGACGCTCCCTCGACGGGCGCGGCAAAGGTGAAGGGATTCGTCTGGGTGTTCGCACCACGGGCTGCTCCGGCCTTGCCTACGTGCTGGAGTTTGTCGACGAGGTGGTTGCCGAGGATCAGGTGTTCGAAAGTCACGGCGAGAAAGTGATCATCGACCCGAAAAGCCTGGCCTACCTGGACGGCACCGAGCTCGATTTCGTCAAGGAAGGGTTGAACGAAGGCTTCAAGTTCAACAACCCCAACGTACGCGGTGAATGTGGCTGCGGCGAAAGCTTCAACATCTGA
- the hscB gene encoding co-chaperone HscB, with protein MGTPCHFALFELQPSFNLDLDQLATRYRELARSVHPDRFADASEREQRLALEQSASLNEAYQTLKSPPKRARYLLALNGGELPLEVTVHDPEFLLQQMELREELEDLQDSADLNGVAVFKRRLKVAQEKLNDSFAACWNDAAQREQAERLMRRMQFLDKLTYEVRQLEERLDD; from the coding sequence GTGGGTACTCCTTGTCATTTCGCTTTATTTGAGCTGCAACCGAGTTTCAATCTGGACCTCGACCAGCTGGCTACGCGCTACCGTGAGTTGGCGCGCAGTGTTCATCCGGACCGTTTTGCGGACGCTTCCGAGCGCGAGCAACGGCTGGCGCTAGAGCAATCCGCGAGCCTCAACGAGGCCTACCAGACGCTCAAAAGTCCCCCGAAGCGCGCGCGATACCTGCTCGCCCTGAATGGTGGCGAGCTGCCGCTGGAGGTCACGGTGCATGATCCGGAGTTTCTTCTGCAACAGATGGAGTTGCGCGAAGAGCTCGAAGACCTGCAGGACAGCGCCGACCTGAATGGCGTTGCCGTCTTCAAGCGTCGTTTGAAAGTTGCTCAGGAAAAACTGAACGACAGTTTCGCAGCCTGTTGGAATGATGCAGCGCAACGTGAACAGGCCGAACGCCTGATGCGGCGCATGCAGTTCCTCGACAAGCTCACCTACGAAGTGCGCCAGTTAGAAGAGCGCCTCGACGATTAA